Proteins found in one Zea mays cultivar B73 chromosome 1, Zm-B73-REFERENCE-NAM-5.0, whole genome shotgun sequence genomic segment:
- the LOC109942143 gene encoding vegetative cell wall protein gp1, with translation MPAPSPSLRCSRPGGSTAFTVPPPNHTFARGASAPALVRRHGRRIIPAPPSPIPSGHPATPRVAHTPRIRSPVPSPPTIPPPTRAAHTSPSLLSIPPPPAVVCCPAHLRSSTRPMAAAASSALHAVGVVASAKPRSVAPVVARRRSVHMDPQHDVARYPSPAHASTRLPRRTHAGSGGA, from the exons ATGcctgccccgtccccgtccctgcGATGCTCGCGGCCAGGGGGATCCACAGCCTTCACCGTGCCGCCGCCGAACCACACCTTCGCTCGCGGTGCCTCTGCCCCCGCTCTAGTCCGCCGCCACGGGCGCCGCATCATCCCCGCCCctccctcgcccatcccctcCGGTCATCCCGCCACCCCTCGCGTCGCACACACACCCCGCATCCGCTCTCCTGTCCCTTCCCCTCCAACGATTCCGCCTCCCACCCGTGCTGCACACACCTCGCCGTCACTTCTGTCCATCCCACCTCCCCCCGCGGTTGTGTGCTGCCCAGCCCATCTCCGCTCCTCGACAAGACCAATGGCGGCCGCTGCGTCCTCCGCTCTGCACGCCGTTGGCGTCGTCGCCTCCGCCAAGCCCAGATCCGTCGCCCCCG TGGTGGCAAGGAGGAGGAGCGTGCACATGGATCCCCAGCATGACGTTGCACGATACCCGTCCCCAGCCCACGCCTCCACCCGGCTCCCTAGACGCACGCACGCAGGCAGCGGTGGTGCC